A single region of the Triticum dicoccoides isolate Atlit2015 ecotype Zavitan chromosome 2B, WEW_v2.0, whole genome shotgun sequence genome encodes:
- the LOC119366940 gene encoding defensin Tk-AMP-D1.1-like: MASSHKFFPAVLLLLLLVVTMEVAPAQAEEGRVCETDSTRFKGICMVGTNCANICLTEGFTSGKCSGLKRKCICTKPC; the protein is encoded by the exons ATGGCGTCATCACACAAGTTCTTCccggccgtcctcctcctcctgctgctagTTGTCACCATGG AGGTGGCGCCGGCGCAGGCAGAGGAGGGGAGGGTGTGCGAGACGGATAGCACTCGGTTCAAGGGGATATGCATGGTTGGCACAAACTGCGCCAACATTTGCCTCACCGAGGGCTTCACCAGCGGCAAGTGCTCCGGCTTGAAGAGGAAGTGCATTTGCACCAAACCATGCTAG